The Plasmodium relictum strain SGS1 genome assembly, chromosome: 8 DNA window TAAGTGttttaatacatataaacaaaaatgtttataaattaattttatttgatttcaataaaatatttaaaaagtgcGAAGTATGGAGACTATTTTCACCATATTTGTATATAGGTAATTTGTATTTACAATACATATTAATGttcaattatttaaatatttatatgtcAGCTGTAGAGATAGCTCACTATAAAAAACCGGAAGATTTTTTGATTTTCCTTACCTTTGGTTATTTatcaaatataatatttgCTATAATAGGAAGTATGTATAATGAAAACATAAtcaatatgaaaaaaaatgttcaCAAAATAATAAGTTTAATAATCAAACAAAAcaacaaagaaaaaatagaaataaaaaaagagcaTTATAATCATTTGGGTTATGTATTTTCAACTTATATACTTTATTATTGGAGTAGGATAAATGAAGGCtccttaataaattgttttgaactatttttaattaaagcAGAATATgtaccatttttttttattatacagAATATATTGTTATATAAcgaattttctttttatgaaGTTGCATCAATTTTATCTagttatactttttttactTACGAAAAATACCTAAAACTAGAATTtttaagatatatttttctcaAATTCCTTAAATGTAT harbors:
- the Der1-2 gene encoding DER1-like protein, putative, which codes for MFLYKFFLVSILISVIYAKIFMNSFTNNLLKNVPVVGNKNENIQRTVYSKKKKVKQYYAKEKNRILKKKKKKFSLNYSKCSEKYCFLNSSKFNEIKENIKVLFNIDYAENNIIFSYIKSFKRTPPITKFYLITTFLLSVLIHINKNVYKLILFDFNKIFKKCEVWRLFSPYLYIGNLYLQYILMFNYLNIYMSAVEIAHYKKPEDFLIFLTFGYLSNIIFAIIGSMYNENIINMKKNVHKIISLIIKQNNKEKIEIKKEHYNHLGYVFSTYILYYWSRINEGSLINCFELFLIKAEYVPFFFIIQNILLYNEFSFYEVASILSSYTFFTYEKYLKLEFLRYIFLKFLKCIRVYNIYDKYKEEYE